The Pelistega ratti genome window below encodes:
- a CDS encoding NAD-dependent succinate-semialdehyde dehydrogenase has product MQLTDQSLLKQQCYINGEWKTALSQATITVNNPATGEHIAQVPNMGRIETELAIKGAEKAFKQWKNFSVRDRSKILKNWYQLIIANKEDLGLLLCLEQGKPLPEAIREVAHGASYIEWYAEEAKRISGDILPIPAVDKRAFVTKEPIGVCAAITPWNFPNSMITRKVSPALAAGCSVIVRPASKTPLSALALAELAHRAGLPDGVFNVITGSREIGDTLAESPIVRKFSFTGSTEVGAKLMAQCASTVKKMTLELGGNAPFIVFDDANIEEAVKGVIANKYRNAGQTCVCANRIYVHDKIYDEFIHQLSIAVDTLKVGNGLDEGVNIGPLIDQSAVHKVKEHIQDALEKGATLIRGGKTHSLGGLFFEPTILANVTQSMKVAREETFGPLAPIIRFYTEEEVITYANDTIFGLASYFFSQDLARIFRVSEALEYGMVGANTGTLSNEMAPFGGVKQSGIGREGSKYGVADYLEIKYTLLGGLS; this is encoded by the coding sequence ATGCAATTAACCGATCAATCGCTACTAAAGCAACAATGTTATATTAATGGTGAATGGAAAACTGCTTTATCACAAGCAACAATTACCGTTAATAATCCAGCGACAGGTGAACATATTGCTCAAGTACCTAATATGGGGCGAATAGAGACTGAATTAGCGATTAAGGGAGCAGAAAAAGCCTTTAAACAATGGAAAAATTTCTCTGTTCGAGATAGGAGTAAAATTCTAAAAAATTGGTATCAGCTAATCATTGCTAATAAAGAAGACTTAGGACTTTTACTATGCTTGGAACAAGGTAAGCCCTTACCTGAAGCTATTAGAGAGGTAGCGCATGGTGCGAGTTATATTGAGTGGTATGCAGAAGAAGCAAAACGTATCAGTGGTGATATTTTACCTATACCAGCTGTAGATAAACGTGCCTTTGTTACTAAAGAACCTATCGGCGTCTGTGCAGCCATCACCCCATGGAATTTTCCCAATAGCATGATTACACGCAAAGTGTCCCCTGCTCTGGCAGCTGGCTGTTCGGTGATTGTCCGCCCTGCTTCTAAAACGCCACTCTCTGCCTTAGCATTAGCTGAACTGGCTCATCGAGCAGGTTTACCCGATGGTGTATTTAATGTTATTACTGGTTCACGAGAAATTGGTGATACATTGGCAGAGAGTCCTATTGTGCGTAAATTTAGTTTTACTGGCTCAACAGAGGTAGGTGCTAAATTAATGGCACAGTGTGCGAGTACCGTTAAAAAAATGACACTCGAATTGGGTGGTAATGCCCCTTTTATTGTTTTTGATGATGCGAATATAGAAGAAGCCGTTAAGGGAGTTATTGCTAATAAATATCGAAATGCTGGACAAACGTGCGTCTGTGCTAATCGTATCTATGTACACGATAAAATTTATGATGAATTTATTCATCAATTAAGTATAGCGGTTGACACACTTAAAGTTGGTAATGGTTTAGATGAAGGGGTAAATATTGGTCCCCTCATCGATCAATCGGCAGTACATAAAGTAAAAGAGCATATTCAAGATGCACTTGAGAAAGGTGCAACCCTTATCCGAGGAGGAAAAACACATTCACTGGGTGGACTCTTTTTTGAACCTACTATATTAGCGAATGTTACGCAATCCATGAAAGTCGCAAGAGAAGAAACTTTTGGACCATTAGCACCTATTATTCGCTTTTATACGGAAGAAGAAGTAATTACCTATGCGAATGATACCATTTTTGGCTTAGCCTCTTATTTCTTTTCGCAAGATTTAGCTCGTATTTTTCGTGTCTCTGAAGCATTAGAATATGGTATGGTAGGTGCAAATACAGGTACTTTATCGAATGAAATGGCACCGTTTGGTGGTGTTAAACAATCTGGTATCGGTAGAGAGGGTTCTAAATATGGGGTAGCTGATTACCTAGAAATTAAATATACCCTTTTGGGTGGACTAAGCTGA
- a CDS encoding flavin reductase family protein, producing MAIKPVELSKFYRLANHGPTTLVSAKYEQNQNVMAASWVYVLDYLPVPKMMAVIDKQAYTRTLIEKSGYFAIHIPVAQQAKMVINMGQGRREHPEKLDQTEFFYQDGFDIPLVKGCAAWIICKVIPEPDNQEKYDLFIGEVLGAWADDRIFENGHWKFDEVSDELKTLHYIAGGQFYLTGKGLNVGHGPA from the coding sequence ATGGCAATTAAGCCAGTTGAATTATCTAAATTTTATCGTCTTGCTAACCATGGTCCAACAACATTAGTTTCAGCTAAGTATGAGCAAAATCAAAATGTTATGGCAGCATCATGGGTCTATGTTTTAGATTACCTGCCTGTTCCCAAAATGATGGCTGTTATTGATAAGCAAGCTTATACCCGTACACTAATTGAAAAAAGTGGTTATTTTGCTATTCATATTCCAGTTGCTCAACAGGCTAAAATGGTAATTAATATGGGTCAAGGTCGCCGTGAGCATCCAGAAAAACTAGATCAAACAGAATTCTTTTATCAAGATGGTTTTGATATTCCGCTTGTGAAAGGCTGTGCAGCATGGATTATTTGTAAAGTTATTCCAGAACCAGATAATCAGGAAAAATATGATTTATTTATTGGTGAAGTCCTTGGTGCTTGGGCGGATGATCGTATTTTTGAAAATGGTCATTGGAAATTTGATGAAGTAAGTGATGAATTAAAAACGCTTCACTATATTGCAGGTGGGCAATTTTACTTAACAGGAAAAGGTCTTAATGTTGGTCATGGCCCAGCTTAA
- a CDS encoding M23 family metallopeptidase yields MKKHLLTILLALFSHSAIAQTSYDEPDLDFKALDKDVNVICLKDCRSQFKVNVVTLDSILKHPVGDARVVSDYGWRVHPILKRKSFHSGVDFAVPVGTPVQAGENGTVVYAGWMDGYGKLLVIKHDSTFSTVYGHLNRFGQGIKVGAHVKRGQVVAESGNTGRSTGPHLHYEIRMNGLAIHHRTGEALSNRVLAFDGQGNATTRHVSLSNSQIKPTRIGTRIQTRFSSKSQLAANKRIALEGLKDMRASQQKTGTVVKTSAKTSKVSQLPTKATTQKTSSTAKQAKAVKVSAKASSTKTTKPTKTSTAPAKTVAKVVPTKTTTKKVAPKATTTKTATTKKVNTQKTASTSTAKKKVK; encoded by the coding sequence GTGAAAAAACATTTATTAACTATATTACTCGCTCTATTTAGCCATTCAGCTATTGCTCAAACAAGTTATGATGAACCTGACTTGGATTTTAAAGCACTTGACAAAGATGTCAATGTCATTTGCCTTAAAGATTGCCGTAGTCAGTTTAAAGTCAATGTTGTTACGCTAGACAGTATTTTAAAACATCCTGTCGGTGATGCGCGTGTAGTATCTGATTATGGTTGGAGAGTTCACCCCATCCTTAAACGTAAAAGTTTTCACTCTGGTGTAGATTTTGCTGTTCCTGTTGGTACACCTGTACAAGCAGGGGAGAACGGCACGGTTGTCTATGCAGGTTGGATGGATGGCTATGGTAAATTACTCGTTATCAAACATGATAGCACTTTTAGTACCGTTTATGGACATCTTAACCGATTTGGTCAAGGGATCAAAGTAGGGGCTCATGTTAAACGTGGTCAAGTAGTTGCCGAAAGTGGAAATACTGGTCGATCAACAGGCCCACATTTGCACTATGAAATTCGTATGAACGGTTTAGCGATTCACCATCGTACAGGTGAAGCCTTATCAAATCGTGTATTGGCATTTGATGGTCAAGGTAATGCGACGACACGTCACGTTAGCCTCTCTAATAGTCAGATAAAACCAACCCGTATAGGAACACGTATTCAAACACGTTTTTCTAGTAAATCACAGTTAGCAGCTAATAAGCGTATTGCGCTAGAAGGACTTAAAGATATGCGTGCTTCTCAGCAGAAAACGGGAACAGTCGTTAAAACAAGTGCAAAAACGAGTAAAGTTAGCCAATTACCAACAAAAGCAACTACACAAAAAACCAGTAGTACCGCCAAGCAGGCTAAAGCTGTTAAAGTAAGTGCAAAAGCATCCTCTACTAAAACGACTAAGCCTACTAAAACAAGTACTGCTCCAGCTAAAACAGTTGCTAAAGTAGTGCCAACAAAAACAACGACAAAAAAAGTAGCCCCAAAAGCTACTACCACAAAAACAGCTACTACCAAAAAGGTAAATACTCAAAAAACAGCAAGTACTAGCACAGCGAAGAAAAAAGTAAAATAA
- a CDS encoding SDR family oxidoreductase: MNSHNTTLNIPYLSKFSLQNKIIFISASSRGLGLEMAYALAQSGATVYINGRNQEKLAQVVEEAQSKGISLLAYEGDMSDQYCIDQLMLFLKSMNQTCHVLINNLGLRLRESWEKTHFVQMNEMIQTNLLAPMYLSQQMAKQMQEGGRIISISSVAGRIARQGDAIYPISKLGLIGMTRSLAVEYATKGICVNAIAPGAFLTESNEALAVDPIKGSHMLNRIPMKRWGNPEEIGGLAVFLAGDLSAYITGQVFTIDGGLSVLF; this comes from the coding sequence ATGAATAGTCATAATACTACCCTAAATATACCTTATTTAAGTAAATTTAGCCTACAAAATAAAATTATTTTTATTTCTGCATCCAGTCGAGGGCTTGGTTTAGAGATGGCATATGCCTTAGCACAAAGTGGTGCAACCGTTTATATCAATGGTAGAAATCAAGAAAAATTAGCCCAAGTTGTAGAAGAAGCACAATCAAAGGGAATCTCTTTATTAGCCTATGAAGGAGATATGTCGGATCAGTATTGTATTGATCAATTAATGCTATTTTTAAAATCCATGAATCAAACCTGTCATGTACTTATTAATAATCTGGGGTTACGGTTACGAGAATCTTGGGAAAAAACCCATTTTGTACAGATGAATGAAATGATACAGACAAATCTACTAGCACCTATGTATTTATCACAGCAAATGGCAAAACAGATGCAAGAGGGGGGAAGGATTATTTCAATTAGCTCTGTTGCTGGTCGTATCGCTCGTCAAGGCGATGCTATTTATCCTATTAGTAAATTAGGTCTTATTGGTATGACGCGTTCATTAGCCGTTGAGTATGCAACAAAAGGGATTTGTGTTAATGCGATTGCACCTGGTGCTTTTTTAACAGAATCGAATGAAGCCTTAGCGGTAGATCCCATTAAGGGGTCTCATATGCTTAATCGTATTCCGATGAAACGCTGGGGAAATCCAGAAGAAATAGGGGGCTTAGCTGTGTTTTTAGCAGGTGATTTAAGCGCTTATATTACTGGACAAGTATTTACAATTGATGGTGGCTTATCCGTTTTATTTTAA
- a CDS encoding monovalent cation/H+ antiporter subunit A, with translation MNLSLLILLPFLGSILAGLLPPNARNREAVLSGLIAFACMGIVLWSAPTIFAGGIIKQQIEWLPFLDLNIIFRLDGFAWLFALIVSLMGLLVVIYARYYMDPADPVPRFFAFFLAFMGSMLGVVISGNVIQLVIFWELTSLSSFMLIAYWHHRPEARMGARIALTITAGGGFCLLAAMLLIGQVVGSYELDVILNSGDLIRRDGNYTLIVILFALGALTKSAQFPFHFWLPNAMAAPTPVSAYLHSATLVKAGVFLLARFWPILAMTEQWFWIIGLAGLLSLTIGAYIATFQRDMKGVLAYSTISHLGLITLLLGLNSQLALIAAIFHMINHATFKASLFMATGIVDHETGTRDMTVLSGLRRSMPLTATLATVAAAAMAGVPLLNGFISKEMFFSEILFVNDARSYLLPILAVIATTFSVAYSLRFILQVFFGPEATQLPRQPHEPPKWMLFPSAFLVCLCILIGVLPDIIISPILTLAASSILGDSTPSIDLAIFHGFNIPLLMSTIALIGGIVVYIILCPYLRSNPGQTLGITHLNGSRIFDSIMNGLDNIALNVNAYIASNRVQVQVLCIVLVSFIVALIPLLRYQDGLVLPRSSFDIAFALLWAMGALCAIGAARQAKYNRFRTVIFAGGAGIVTTVTFVWLSAPDLALTQLVIEVVTVVLLLLGLRWLPRHNANNQDILVDETVKRLRRGRDAIIAIVTGLGMTVLTYIIITRDTIPAIGQFFSENALPKGGGTNIVNVILVDFRAFDTYGEITVLGIVALTVYALLRRFRPPEETIYALEKRNLTETPDLAKIKENEALPRGTLLVPNVLVRLMVPLVSLIAVFFFLRGHNLPGGGFVAGVIFAIGIIVQYIISGIHWVELNSRVRPLDWLATGLLFAVIAGIWPLFYGLPFLSALAWDIHLPLVGSVHLSSVILFDLGVFALVVGSSTYMLVALAHQSLRSQRQSQGAK, from the coding sequence ATGAATCTTTCACTGCTTATTCTTTTACCCTTTTTAGGGAGTATTCTTGCAGGTTTATTACCTCCAAATGCACGTAATAGAGAAGCAGTTTTATCAGGATTAATAGCCTTTGCCTGTATGGGAATTGTGCTGTGGAGTGCACCCACTATTTTTGCAGGTGGTATTATAAAACAACAAATTGAGTGGCTTCCTTTTCTTGATCTCAATATTATCTTTCGCCTAGACGGTTTTGCGTGGCTATTCGCATTAATCGTTTCTTTAATGGGCTTATTAGTGGTTATTTATGCCCGTTATTATATGGATCCAGCTGATCCTGTTCCCCGCTTTTTTGCCTTTTTCCTTGCTTTTATGGGATCTATGTTGGGGGTAGTGATTTCAGGTAATGTCATCCAGTTAGTAATTTTTTGGGAACTAACATCACTTTCCTCTTTTATGCTCATTGCTTATTGGCATCATCGCCCTGAAGCAAGAATGGGAGCGAGAATAGCATTAACAATTACTGCTGGTGGTGGTTTCTGTCTATTAGCTGCTATGTTATTAATTGGTCAGGTTGTTGGCTCTTACGAATTAGATGTTATTTTAAATTCAGGGGATCTGATTCGCAGGGATGGAAACTATACCCTAATTGTTATATTATTTGCCCTTGGTGCTTTAACGAAAAGTGCACAATTTCCTTTCCATTTTTGGCTTCCTAATGCCATGGCAGCCCCTACACCTGTCTCTGCCTATCTTCATTCGGCTACCTTAGTAAAAGCTGGTGTATTTTTATTAGCCCGTTTCTGGCCTATTTTAGCCATGACGGAACAGTGGTTCTGGATTATTGGTTTAGCTGGACTGCTGTCCTTAACAATAGGGGCTTATATTGCGACATTCCAACGTGATATGAAAGGTGTGCTTGCCTATTCTACGATTAGTCATTTGGGGTTAATTACGCTCTTACTAGGGTTAAATAGTCAATTAGCGCTTATTGCGGCGATTTTCCATATGATTAACCATGCTACCTTTAAAGCCTCTCTATTTATGGCAACAGGCATTGTAGATCATGAAACAGGGACTCGTGATATGACGGTTTTATCAGGTTTACGCCGCTCTATGCCATTAACCGCAACATTAGCAACAGTTGCTGCCGCTGCTATGGCAGGTGTTCCCCTATTAAATGGATTTATCTCAAAAGAAATGTTTTTCTCTGAGATTCTTTTTGTTAATGACGCACGTAGTTATTTATTGCCTATATTAGCTGTTATTGCTACTACTTTTAGTGTGGCTTATTCTTTACGCTTTATTCTTCAAGTGTTTTTTGGTCCTGAAGCAACACAACTACCAAGACAGCCCCATGAACCACCCAAATGGATGTTATTCCCAAGTGCTTTTTTAGTATGTTTGTGTATATTAATCGGGGTATTACCTGATATTATCATCTCCCCTATTCTTACATTAGCGGCTAGCTCTATTTTGGGAGATTCAACACCGAGTATTGATCTTGCGATTTTCCACGGATTTAATATTCCTCTATTAATGAGTACGATTGCTTTAATTGGTGGTATTGTCGTCTATATTATCTTATGTCCTTATTTACGTAGTAATCCAGGACAAACACTGGGCATTACCCACCTTAATGGTAGTCGAATATTTGATTCTATTATGAATGGGTTAGATAATATTGCCCTAAATGTAAACGCTTATATTGCATCTAATCGTGTACAAGTTCAAGTATTGTGTATTGTACTGGTAAGTTTTATCGTTGCCCTTATCCCCCTACTCCGCTATCAAGATGGCTTAGTTTTACCACGCTCTTCATTTGACATTGCATTTGCACTACTTTGGGCAATGGGGGCATTATGTGCAATAGGAGCAGCAAGACAAGCAAAATATAATCGTTTCCGTACGGTTATTTTTGCAGGTGGTGCAGGTATTGTGACAACCGTAACCTTTGTCTGGTTATCAGCACCTGATTTGGCTTTAACACAGTTGGTGATTGAGGTTGTTACCGTTGTTTTACTATTACTCGGTTTACGTTGGTTACCGCGTCATAATGCTAATAATCAAGATATTTTAGTTGATGAGACGGTGAAACGCTTACGCCGTGGCCGAGATGCCATCATAGCGATTGTGACAGGTTTAGGGATGACCGTTTTAACCTATATCATTATTACACGAGACACTATTCCTGCTATTGGTCAGTTCTTTAGTGAGAATGCACTCCCTAAAGGTGGTGGTACAAATATTGTTAATGTTATTTTGGTGGATTTCCGTGCTTTTGATACCTATGGTGAGATTACGGTATTAGGCATTGTCGCTTTAACGGTTTATGCCCTCTTACGCCGTTTTAGACCACCAGAAGAAACTATCTATGCACTTGAAAAACGTAATCTTACTGAAACACCTGATTTAGCTAAAATTAAGGAAAATGAGGCATTACCGCGAGGTACCTTATTAGTGCCTAATGTACTTGTCCGTTTAATGGTACCACTAGTAAGTTTAATTGCTGTTTTCTTCTTTCTCAGAGGTCATAATTTACCGGGAGGTGGGTTTGTCGCAGGGGTTATTTTCGCCATTGGTATTATTGTGCAATATATTATTAGTGGTATCCACTGGGTCGAGTTAAATTCTCGTGTACGTCCACTAGACTGGTTAGCCACAGGATTATTATTTGCAGTTATTGCAGGTATCTGGCCACTTTTCTATGGATTACCTTTCTTATCCGCATTGGCATGGGATATTCATCTACCTTTAGTGGGTAGTGTGCATTTATCTAGTGTTATCCTCTTTGATTTAGGGGTTTTTGCACTAGTTGTTGGTTCATCAACTTATATGCTAGTCGCTTTAGCTCACCAATCATTACGTTCACAACGTCAGTCTCAAGGAGCAAAATAA